A portion of the Cryptomeria japonica chromosome 5, Sugi_1.0, whole genome shotgun sequence genome contains these proteins:
- the LOC131041125 gene encoding cytochrome P450 716B2: MDMIAVAIAIGFVLFLLFLLRNPFSTSSNPNLPPGSLGWPLLGETLRFLASQRANGGQKFYEQKIKLYGGDIFKTHLLGSPTAVFYSPEGNRFLFSNENKLVQSTWPSSVAHLFGNSLLSKVGDEAKELRKLLLNFLKPEALQIFVGRVDSIITDHVKRFWLGGTQIKAFPVSKRCLFAVACSLFLSMDEGPQQSDLYRHFIDLLNGMIQIPLDFPGTLYRKARIGSNHIREILQTVIEKRRADLASGSASPQQDLLSFLLCNADGHGNALSDDDIKDNIMLLLMAGHDTSVVTVTMLLRHLALNPDCYQKVLKEQMEIKKEKEASQVDLLQWDDLQKMKYTWRAAQETLRLYPPAGGTWRKAIVDISYSGFTIPKGWKLFWTTSSTHKNAEYFKDPEKFDPSRFEGNGPAPYTFVPFGGGPRMCPGNEFARIVILVFIHNIVKNVEWDLVNVNEKVIIDPMPAPVEGLPINLRGRSLTT; encoded by the exons ATGGATATGATCGCGGTGGCTATAGCCATTGGATTTGTGCTCTTTCTGCTGTTCCTTCTCAGAAACCCCTTTTCAACCAGTTCTAACCCTAATCTTCCCCCGGGCAGCTTAGGCTGGCCGCTACTGGGTGAGACTTTACGATTTCTAGCCTCCCAAAGGGCTAACGGAGGTCAGAAATTTTATGAGCAGAAAATTAAGCTCTATGGAGGAGATATCTTTAAGACCCACTTGCTCGGATCCCCTACAGCGGTCTTCTACAGTCCTGAGGGAAACCGCTTTCTTTTCTCCAACGAAAACAAGCTTGTTCAAAGCACTTGGCCATCTTCTGTTGCCCACTTGTTTGGAAATTCTTTACTCAGTAAAGTTGGGGACGAAGCAAAAGAGCTGAGGAAGCTGCTGCTCAATTTCTTAAAGCCCGAAGCTCTGCAAATATTCGTGGGCAGAGTGGATTCCATTATCACTGACCACGTTAAACGTTTCTGGCTTGGGGGAACCCAAATCAAGGCCTTTCCTGTCTCGAAGCGTTGCTTGTTTGCTGTGGCTTGTTCTCTTTTTCTCAGCATGGATGAGGGGCCGCAGCAATCTGATTTGTATCGCCATTTTATTGACCTATTGAACGGAATGATCCAGATTCCTCTAGATTTTCCTGGGACTCTGTATCGGAAAGCCAGAATTGGGAGTAATCATATCCGTGAAATTCTGCAGACTGTGATTGAGAAGAGGAGAGCGGATTTGGCATCCGGTTCCGCTTCCCCACAGCAGGATCTGCTTTCCTTTCTGCTTTGCAACGCCGATGGGCATGGGAATGCGCTGAGCGATGATGACATTAAGGATAACATTATGCTGCTTCTTATGGCAGGTCATGACACCAGCGTTGTGACTGTAACGATGCTCTTGAGGCATCTGGCTCTGAATCCGGACTGCTACCAGAAGGTTCTTAAAG AGCAAATGGagataaagaaggaaaaggaagcAAGCCAGGTGGATTTGCTGCAGTGGGATGACCTTCAAAAGATGAAGTACACATGGAGAGCTGCCCAAGAGACGCTCAGACTTTATCCTCCAGCAGGAGGCACCTGGCGAAAAGCTATTGTTGATATCTCCTATTCTGGTTTCACTATCCCCAAGGGATGGAAG TTATTTTGGACAACTTCTTCAACTCATAAAAATGCAGAATATTTTAAGGATCCAGAAAAATTTGATCCATCAAGATTTGAAGGGAATGGGCCAGCACCTTACACATTTGTACCATTTGGAGGTGGCCCACGAATGTGTCCAGGCAATGAATTTGCACGTATAGTAATTCTTGTATTTATCCACAACATTGTTAAAAATGTTGAATGGGATTTagtaaatgtgaatgaaaaggtgATTATTGATCCAATGCCTGCCCCAGTAGAGGGCCTGCCCATCAATCTTCGTGGCCGCTCACTCACTACCTAA
- the LOC131041123 gene encoding cytochrome P450 716B2 — MDEGPQQSDLYHHFIDLLNGMFQIPLNFPGTLYRRARIESTHIRGILQSVIEKKRKDLASGSASPQQDLLSFLLCNADGSGNALSDDEIKDNIMLLLMAGHDTSVVTVTLLESKWR; from the exons ATGGATGAAGGGCCTCAGCAATCTGATTTGTATCACCATTTCATTGACCTGTTGAACGGAATGTTTCAGATTCCTCTGAATTTTCCGGGTACTCTTTACCGGAGAGCCAGAATTGAGAGTACTCATATCCGCGGAATTCTGCAGAGTGTgattgagaagaagagaaaggatttGGCATCAGGTTCGGCTTCCCCGCAGCAGGATTTGCTTTCCTTTCTGCTTTGCAATGCCGATGGGAGTGGGAATGCGTTGAGCGACGATGAAATTAAGGATAACATTATGCTGCTTCTTATGGCTGGCCATGACACCAGCGTTGTCACTGTAACGTTGCTCGAG AGCAAATGGAGATAA